AGTAGCGTTTTCACCCCTTAAGATGGATGCAGGAGTAGCCTTGCCAAGCTTCTTGACATTATCAGAAGCAATTGCATTAGTTGGAACAGAATTTTTGTAGCCACTTGAAACCAATGCTTCATCAGCCATCAATTTTGCTTGTAATGCAGCATTTGAGGCAACCTTGGCAGCTGCAGCTGCAGCCTTTGCAACAGAAGCAGCTGCTGCTATTGCCACAGCAGTGGAAGTCAATTCTGTTTCAAAATCTGGTTCCAAACCAGAATTTTTGTGCTTGCCCAACTGATTCCATATTTCTTGACTGTGATGAACAGCAGCTGCAGCAAGAGCAGAAGCATCTTCCGCCTGCTTTTGAGCCTCCTGGAGTTTACCAAAGGTCTCTTCAGACAGAGCAACCCTCTGATCTGAATCCTGTTCACCGTTTTCAAGATGGTCAACAGGGACAGATGTAACGAATTTGTCAGTGGATGACTTGGAAACAACAGTGGCAAGGGTTGTAATAGCGGCTGGTGTAGACACATTACTAGTCACAACAGTAGCTGAAACGGACTCTGATTGAGAATGCGGTTTAATCTGCCCAGGGTCCTCAGAAACTGTAGACTTTTTCCTCTTTCTGGGCTTTGGATCAGCAGAATGCTGACCACGTGTTGCTGTTGCCTTTTTTGTGTCAAGCAGGGGAGTCCCAGCAAAAACATTAGCAGGACAGCCACTCTGGACCATAGGAACTGTGGACGCCTGCTTCATCGCAGAAGAATGAGGCACAGAGGCTTCTCTTGCAGGGGTCAAATTAACTGTTTCTGTGATAGGAAGCACAGGAAAACGAGCATCAAAAGAAGAAGTCTGTGGAACCCAGGGTACACGGAAAGGGGACTGGGACATCCAAGGAGCATTATGTCCAACAAAATTCCTTATAGGTGGAGGACGCAATGGAGAAAGTGCCTGCTGATAATCCATAACTGCACTTCTCGGAATGCCAGTAGATTGAAGAGCATCACAGGAAGGAGTAGAAATACTCCAAAGTGGTGATGAAAGGGGAACCATTGGGTTTACAATTGTTGTTGGAGTACCCTTGCTGGTGGACCGACTAACAGGTGAGGATGTAACCTTATTCTGAAGTGCATTTCGTTTGACTGACTGATCAGAAGTTTTGGCACCTGAGCATCTCAATTAGGTTAATAGACAGAAGAATCAGAAGAAAAATTCAAGAAGTCAAGATAGATACCTAAAGGCGTCTGCATCGGAGTTTCAGGGCTAACAAGATGAGATTTTTGAGAATGTACCCTGTCTATACATGCTCGCCATGCATTCTCCCACATGGTTCTTCCACCATCTGCatgaatttgatatttttttaaaaaaaggggtcAGTAAATCTGTATAAAGAGCCACAGAGTAACATAGTTAGAGATGAGAAAACCTAACCAAGTCCACCAAATGCTGATATCATATAAGCCTCATCAGGTGCTGTTCCTTGACTGAAGCAACAATATTCAAAAAAATTAGATAGATATGCTTAAATGATCAAAGAtcctaaagagaaaagaaaataccCTAGACAATTAGATTTGACAATGATATCAAAGCCCATGTAACAACAATCTCAACACATATTCCATGTATATTGATCAATGTTAATTTCCAAACCCCTGCAAAAAGACTCAATATAATGCCAAAACATGTCTCTGCATGTatataaatgaaaaaaagaaaagataaacgACTTACATCAGAGCTCCATATACAAAAATCTGAGCACGTAACTGAACTTGCTGCAAATCGGTAAAAGGCTGGTGGAAAACTGCAGATGAAGAAGCTGAGGCATTCAAGTCTGGCAGGCTAGATACTGAAGTAGAAAGAACACCAAATGGCTTCGTGGTTGCCCCTTCCGTATGTCCAGAGTGCTTCACCTCATTGGATTGAACAAGCTGGCCAATTCCAGCTGAACTGAGTGATGCACTTCTTTTTGATCGACTTGCGGGAGTCATTTCTTTTGCAGCAATTCCCTTTTTAGTAGCTTCCTTCCCCGCACTCTTACCACCTACTCGCCTTGCTCTACGCTCAGAGGTCCCTTTGGAGCCACTACCCTCAGACGTCCCTTTGGAGCGACCACGTACATTCTCACTCTCAGATGCCTGAAGATTTGCATGACTCACCTCCTGAGCAGCCTTGGTACCCACTTTGCTTAAGCTAGCAGTTGATTGTGTTCCCTTGACCTTCTTGTTGTTGAGAGCATGTGCAAGATAGAGTGAGCATAACCAGGATAAATAACAAAAAAGGTACTAGCATCAgaagaaacttttaaaaattcaaCTCGAAATGAGAATCAGGAAAACATAAGAGAAAAGAAAGGTCCACATAACAAAAGAATATCACTTATGGAAAACAAATTTTACCGAGGATATTGTGTCGTGTTGCATGGTAGAAAAAAGTTGCCAATTCTTGCCAGCTTCTTTTCCAGACAAATCTGCCAATGGAGGTACCTCAAAGGTGAAAGTTTTGTCTCCAGGAGATGCATAATTTCTTTTCATATCCTCAGAAATAGATTGGTCTTTGTTCTCTTCCCCATTAATGACCCCAGAAATTGAAGCACTCCGACCCTCGGATCCTTTCAAATCATCATTTCCAATTTTAATTGGGAACTGCTCAGATGTTCTAATGACAATAGGAGAGCCACATGAAGGATTGTCAAGATCGGCACTACTACTTCCACTTCCCATCATGTGAATCTTAGTTTGAGATTCAGATGAGGGTGCAGAAGGAAAGGAGCTGTTATCAGTCTTTGCATGACCGCCTGCAACATCAAAATAATCCATCAGATGAATAACATTAGATAAAGTGGGAGAAAGCGAAAGCTGATTAAATGGTCTCAAAAGAAAATAGAGCCATGAAAGAGGCTAAGCATGCATTTAATTTGTAAAGTGTACATTTATAGAAACAAGTAGATAGGTCATAGAAAACCCTTAAACATGATATAACTTCAAAAGCAGAAGATACAAACAAAAGAAGATGCATCTCGGGAGAACATCGAAGAGGTGGAGGGGGTGTAAAAAAGAAATAGGAAAACAAACCAACCACCAAAACGACAGATAACAGATCTAAAGAACAAGACTGAGAAGAGTAAACCAGGAATTCTACCATGACAGGCTTAAACTATCTAATTACTtcaaaattaaatgataaaataaactcACCATCAACATGATGCATAGCAACGTGATCACTGTTCTTCTCTTTTATAAGTAATTTGGGGTCACTATCTTCAGGATGATTTTGGCCAGAATCACAGGTAGGTTCCTTTGAAGTTGAAGGCGATGAACTTGTCGATGTCTGGTTATTTTGTTGTATTGATACAGCACCTGAGGGGAACTTTTTGTTGTCAGACATTAATCTTATGGAGATTCCAGTGACAGAAAGGTAAGGATATGCATAATAAAAACAACAGTAGGTCAAAACCAACAAATTATCATTGGAAAAATAATTACCAAGAAGTCATCATCAGAAAACTATATATTAAGAGAGAACTACGTGTCAAGGAAAACCACCATAATGACAAGGTACAGACAACAGTAAAACAGGTGCACCATACTAGGTAAACCAAGAAACCCTACTAATCATTAAAGGTCACCTGCAGCTTCTGAAGAACCCGATTTAGAAATAACTCGAGCTTCAGCACCATCAGTTCCTCTCACCGTTGAATCAGAGACGATAGATGATACATGCTTATCCCTTACAACCTCCACTGACAGTCCATGAATTGCCTGGTCTCCATGTTGGCCCTCATCAATAGAAGTACCCTCCATTGACAAGGACTGATCAACTTTACTACAAGAGGACTGTCCACTAGTCTCACAAGGTGCACCCTTTTCCGATGTCATTCCAGAAGTATTCATGATTGAGAAACTTGTTTCTGAAGATGACACTTGAACCTTGTTTTGATCAGACACAGCAGCAGTAGCAGCAGGAAGATCCTTACCAGAAGGCGAAAGAACACACTCCACTGTAACACAGGAACACCAATTTAGCAAATGACGCAGGATGTATAAAAGATGACAAAATGAAAGAATGGTAAGCTCAATTATCAGACATAATGcttcaatatatacatacttGACTTGCCACTAATGGCAACATCAGATTGTAAAATCGAAGCTAACTCATCAGCTGTGCCACCTGTACCGGAGGATGAGAAGTCAACTCCCTTTATTACAGGCACAGATCCACCTTCCCCACAATCTGTGTTACTAGAATCGGAAGACAATTTGGTGTTCTGATTTGCAGCAGTTGAAACAGTCTGATCAGATTTATAATCATCACTATGTTCAACGACTATACTTTCTTCACATTCTTTCATAGGTTCTGTTCCCAAAGTATTGTGGGAACCTTCACCTTCACGCTTAgaaccattatcatccactacCAAAGATTTTTCAGACTTGCTGCTCAAGATTTTCATATCAGGGTGGCTATCACTGTCTAACGAATCCTTCTTCTCTAGAGCATCACATGCTATCTGCACCGTTGAATCCATATTTGACTCTAGACTCATAGAATTTCTAGTATCCATATTGCTGACTTCACTTCCATGTTCCTTAAGGTCAGTATCACCAACAAAAGGCATTGGTGATATGTCATGTAATTTTCTTTCAGACAAGACAATGTCTTCGGAAATGCTAGTCCGCAAAGGACTTTCTACCCTCAAGCCCTCGCTGCACCCTTCCACCATATGGAGGTTGGAATTCCCTTTCGATATCCTATCAACAGGCTCACCTGCAGTCGTAATGTTTCCAATAGCATGTCCATCTTCCTTAGAATGCACGTCCAAGGCTGAATTCTTCTGTGCAAGCAAGGTAACACTTACAACTGCATTCTCACTCACGTTCTGACCATCAGTTTGAACTTCTTGGCTCAAGTCAACATTTTGACTTGCTGAACCGTCCACATTTTCATCAATGAGATCATGTTTTAAATGTGTGGTATCTTGACTATCTATCAAAGCATTACTTGCATAAGTGTTCTGCACGGAGTGAATCACAGCATCAACTTGTGAACCAGTACATTTATCTTCCTGCTCCCTGTCATCCACAGATTGATCAACAGAAGCTTCCACTAGATTTTCGTTAACACTATGTTCTTTAGAATCATCTCTCTTAGTCACAGGCAAGTCAGTATTTCTGGTATTTAGATCTTCCAATGTGCTATCAACAGATATGCCAAATTCATGCATTTGAGAAACACCTTCAACCAGCAGATGATCTCCTCCTACATCATCTTTCAACCCAGGAAGTTTCCCTGGAAACTCTCCTGACTGTAATGCAGGCTGTAAGTCATCCCCCACTTTAGAAAGACCACCATCTCCATGTTTCAAAGTAGGCTCCATCTGATTTATTAAGCAGCCCAGTTCATCACAGGCATCTGAATTCTTACTAATAGTCTGAACAGGAATAGTTTCGTCCTGTCCTACAGACTTTAATAGCATTTCAACAGATTCTGAGGAGGCTGCCTCAGACCAGACATTGTTGCACCTAGAAATTGAACAAGATTCAGCTGCACTTGAACTAAATGCAATCCCAGTACCCCCACGAGAAAAATCTTCAATCCACTGATTATCTTCACTACTTTCAATGCCAAGAAAAACTTCAGTTTCAACCAAACTATCAAATCTTAAATGCCCATGAAGGTTATCATCAAAATCAAATCTTGGGAGAGCATAAGGGCGTAAAACAGGAGGAAATTTATTGTTCCCTTCACCAGCTAAATGACGATTGTGGCTTTGGGAATCATTTTCATCATTATCCATGAGTGTATCCCTACAACAGGAAAACATTTAATGAAGAAAATGGGATGTTGAATTGCAGTTCAAATAGTACACAGATAAAGTGGTGAGGCATCAGAGTTTTAAGATTATCCTGGTCCAGTGCGCATTGCATAGGAAACAAATAAAATTTAGATACTTTCTCCAAAAGAACAACCCAAATTACCCAGCTAAGTACTTCCTATACCGCTGCATGCTAAATTACAGTTTAATGAACATTAAGTTCAACTAGATTAATTAACCAATGGAAGCACAGAAAATATGCCAACTGCTCATGCAACAAGAGTAAAATTGCATAAACAATGGGTACAAAATCTTTTAATGTTTCCTGGTATAGAATCTGATAAACTATAAAATTGCAGTAAACATGCATGATAAATGcaaaatttaacaattaaaactTCATATCACgccaaaaaaagagaaaaaagtaaaaaaaaaactaagattAACCATTGAACCAAAATTACATAAACATAGGGGAAAATAAAACTTATGCACCTCCATGGTTCACTACCCAGGCCCCAAAAAAAGGTTAATCTAAACCTAGAACATGCCAACAACTTAACCCTATAGGggtgtttttttttaataaatgagcATGTTTTCTCCCAAAAATATTTAGTAGAGGGAATCTTGGCAACTGCGCATAGAATTTCATTCATTGGCATATAAAGCTTGGAGGATTCAGCTTTACAAGTTGCAGAAGCAAAAAAATAGAAGTCAACATGCTAATTTAATGTGAAAATTCAAACATAAATCAATTTGAGTTTACAAATGTTAAAAAACAGAAATATCTCAACGACCAGGTCTGTTTCGCTATCAGAATTAAGAAAAAAAGGATTTTATTGAACTCTTACAAGCAAGTATACATAATTGCCAAGTCTCACTCTCCTATATAAGGAGGCAAACTAAAGTATCAGACTAAGGCATTAGTAAATGGAAAGGCAGCAATTATAAACCCACCTCTGGAGTTTTAAAACTCCATTGCAGTATAGAAAATAataatcctttaaaattaaaaatgaataTCTATCTTTCTTCCTGAACTTAACAGATAGTTGCACTCAGATATCAATACCACCAATTTTCAACAAAACCCTAGCTCAAGCCACTAACTAGTCAACTGCGAATTGGATTAAACAAAAGCTCTAGCTCAGATACATTAACGATTAGAACATAATATTAAAAGAGAAGAAACTGGTTCAACATAATTGACCGAGCTACAGACAACCTTGAAAAGCATCCAGAAAACCTTAGTTCCAATCTATTTACGCAGGAAAAAAAACTCTAAACTTTGACTAACACTAAATTTGCCAGTTTAAAAAGATAACTATTTTCAAGCTCTAATTAAAAACGAAAAACCCTAAAAGATTGTTTATTTAAAAACCAAGTAGGAATATGAACAGTTACCAGAGCAAGTAAGTCTAGATACGCTACCTCCCTCCATTCGGTGATGAAATCCCAAGCCGTACCTCAACTCTTCCCTAGTCGTACGGTCATCTACTGCACCAGAAAAAAAAAACCTCCAATTCAAAACAAACAACAGTTTAACCATAACATGATAGCAAAAAGCAAGAAGGAACTAAAATACTAGCAAGAGAAAACCAAAAGATAGAAAacaagaagaaaaaggaaaacataaATTGCTCGAGTAAAACCTAAGCTAATGGAAGAGTAAATTAATTGAACAGTTTATTAGTATATGCTACTAACCGGACTCTTGAATTTTCCCGCGGATCGAGGTAGGGTTCCGGTAAATCGAAGTAAAAAAGAAGACAgtgaaagaaagagaagaagaagcgAAAGgggaagaaattttttttttctgatgTGTAATAATAACAATACGTAGAGACTTGTTTGGGTCTCGTTTTCTCGTAAACGGAAATGATAAAAATGAGGGTTCACTCAActccaaacatcatcatatggaCCCGCAATATTTCGGAATATCACACGTGCCTTGTTTCAAATGCTGATAAAGCAACTCTGATAATGTTAACGATACAGTCCCCCCTCCGTTTTCTCTTGCGACAGACGAGTTCCTGGCGGTGCGATTTGATGCATCGTGTGTGAATATGGACGGTGAAGATGGTAACTGTGACCCGTAATTTTGATTACGTTGACTGTTTTtaacttttcatttctttatttcttaaaatagaaaaaaacaaaaaaaaaacatgaaatggAAAATCCGAAGTCGTCTCATATCTAGTGAAGATCACGTGGTGGAGGACGGTTGGTTAGAGACTTATTATATATCTACTATTTTATATCAACGGTCCGATATTTTCTTGATTTTGTTACCAAATAGTTTTGGACTGTTTGATGAGATTGATCAGTCCAACAATTGCAGATGTTGCCAAAAAGTAAACGACCGATCAGTTGGGATGTAATTAAAtacttttttcatttttctttttgcaACATAAGGATGTAATTGAATAGTGATAAACAATTTAGGAAAATCTACATTAAATACAATTAAAGTTCATTATTTATACTCTTATTTAAATCTCTAATTAAATTTGTATTACGAGTCAACAAGAtattaatttgattaaaaattattTCGTATTTTACAATTCGGTTAggaaaattttcatatttgattaactcaattagaaaaaaatatgaaaatgattttCTGTATTTAAAATATGTCATCTTATTCTAGAATACTTTAgtctaaaaaacaaaaatatcCTTATCTATAATTTGCATACTATGACATGTGGTtcgataaaattaattttatcactTGATTAAAGTTTTATcttaaattataaattctttaaaattatttttaaacacattttAATCAGTTAAATCTCGtaattttcacatatatatatatatatatatatatatatatatatatatctatttgtCTTTTGTTGATATTTATTAGTCAAAATGCCCACTCAATTCAATAGACTGCAAACATTCATACATAAGTTATAGTAATAAAATGATTTTGACTGTACTTGAAGCTTTTGAATTTTAAGAAAATATGTtatgtttaaatttaaataaaatttgagtaCTTTATTTgggtaatttaaataaaaattttatgtaatttttaaattttattactttaaaaaataaaaataaaaagtttatttttgttattattatatttttaaggccatttgaatataattttaaaagatgacAAACTTAACATACAAATAGATTAAAAGTTAAAaactatttaatttgattttactaTATACGGCATCTTTTTTAGATTatataatcataatttaataCAGTGTCATTATTATGTCAGTCAATACTAttagaaatttttttgaaacattAATGATTGGATcatgattagaaaaaaaaatggtgCCATTAATTAGTCAAGAAGCATCAATAGATACTATAACAAACGGAttgtttttataaataatttttcctccaatctatttttataattaattaatatttttaggttatttatataaaaatcccCAATGGAGGTAGAAGTTGAAATTTAATTAACGTAATAGTCGAAATGGGCAATTGGAGCACCCAACTTTGACGCTCCAGGTGCCGTCTTCGTGTATATATTATTTTAGGCTCAAATGCaaaatagaaaattattataaatagtCCTCATGTTTTACCAAATTTTCATGATAGTTCCTTTCAATTGTTTTTgcgtttttttcattttaaaactatATTATTAGGTTTGAAGCCAAGAATTTGGTTTGAACTAGAAGTAAATATGacctttaatttattaatttccttttttctaatttatcttgaaattttgataaaattatgagaaaccatttgtgatattattccattttagtaGAGTTTTGAGTGTAAAAAGATATTTGGACGGAATCTCGTTAGTGAAGAAGGTTTATACGATCTAAAGTGGGTATTTTTGGATAAATGCCTTGCTAGAAAGAGATAGTAATCGAGTTACAATAGGCATTTCACATatgtatttgaatatgattttttttgtcaattatttgaatgtgatttaaaattttattattttacataaaatttaaTCAAATGATATCGATGTAAATCAACATTATATATTTATTGAACATGTAAGAAATAAGTATCGATTgaagaattaaatttaaattatatgttATGTAATGAAATGAGTCCTcaaatcaaaagggaaaataaaaatcCGATCATtagattaaagaaaattttattaaggTAAGTTACATTGAATAAAATTTGTAATTGAGTGGTTTTAAAGTTGTAACACTTAAAGAAAATCCATCATTTGGCAAGGAAATTAGAATTTAAATCAGGAATATAATATTTGATAATGCTCCagaataacgtatttttatgtattaatcatatGTTTATTCTGggcttgatcctactaatttgagctatttatgtctttttatcgattagggactgatttggaggcaaaagcaaaattaagggacaaaagtgcgaatttggagacacaatgggctgatatgcgacgcaggaaaaagattgtgccaaaagtgcaagcatggaagacacaaggactaaaaacgcaaaaagaagagattttattttataagactccattttattaggataattaatattaacataattattaggattatttaattttaagattttattttaattatctttatttatctttaattaattgtatttatctttttagaatttaagttaaattagactatctccctaacactataaatagggggtgaagtgaatCTATTGGGGATTCAtccttttctgtaaacactctccccctgaaagtctaggcttttgtttcttcatattttctttcaataaaatccccttttccatttttatatttattttcttttccaccattatcatggCCACTAAAACCTATTtagccgaaagttgtcaatattcccaAAAAAGGGTTCTTGAAGCCTAGAATCCGTATTTAGCCTTcttgccaagtattcatcgtttctccgcactaTGGGTTGACGCTttcgtccatggcccttaagaagtaagcttttcagtatatgcaaaggcggccactttgtatgttttggaaggattacacagtcggttcgttaacttactgcgtcagaggttggcaagccaaagagacaaaatggcgtgggattcgccattgagaagcgttgatctagcatagattactggctagagtcaggttccctaaaaatcgtaagtccaatctttggagctggtggtcgtaggcgtcctctttcactataactggcttacttgagttgagaagggttatttaaaagccgaggattgaacccaatgcggaatgagacaactggaggatggaatctaccaataagaatttcttttcctttaactctctttattatttttatatattctccATCTCAATTTTcgtcatttatttaatttcgcaattttaatttaatttaaatactatttttatttttccaaatcaaaattcttaattctgtttttatttttttattttttcaggaacgcaagtttcttggccaagatttcaagaaacgagcattcgtacaattCGGTCcttgaggatttgaccctacttcccctttactgttatttttattattttacagggaataggatatttttggtactCTCAACGatcgcatcaaattttggcgccattgctggggatcggtaacgtactaatcttattttttgtttcttatgaccagatctgctccaggaactcttgcgtttgattcggagattgaaaagactgcgagatctaatcgcaaggaaacaaagctaagaAAAAAGCAGTCAACGGTGATTAGAACTCAAAGCAATCCACCGTCAGAAATCAGAATCGACGACGAagcagagtctagggttaacgaaaaccctactcaaacttttgaaagcGAAAAAGTCGAAGTCGATTCCCCTGAAGAAGTGTTTAACACTAGGGTtgacgaaaaccctaatttagcaCTTCAACCTATGGCTCAGACAATTCGGCAACTGGTCGAAGCGCAGACagaacaaccgccactatgcatcgcgtatcctactatggataccgattttgaattaaagtcgcTTGATTCACTCATCGCCAACTTTCCGtgggttacaaaatgaaaacccccacaagcatttaaaagaattccatatggtttgtttgagtatgaaacctcagggggtaactgaggatcaaattaaattgcgcgctttccctttttccctatCAGATTTagctagggaatggttattttatttacctcctggattcattacaacttgggctgatctaTTTCGCTTATTTCTTAATAGGTTTTTCCCTGCATCATGAGCggctgagttaagaagagaaatcgtgggcATAAGGCAAAAAAATGCAAAGACTCTATAAgactattgggagcgatttaagaagttgtgtgcaagttgcccacaataCGGTATAACGGAACAGTCTTTGCTCCAGTATTTTTATGAAGGTCTAAAACCCATGGAAATGAATATGGTAGACGCCACGAGTGGAGGAGCGTTGGTCAATATGACTCCACAACAAGTAAGAGACTTAATCTCCACGATGGCTGCAAATTCTCAGCAATTTCGAGCTAATCCTGAACCCCTTAGAAGGGTTCATCAGTTAAGTAATTCAACcttagaagataaagttgatagaATTGCTAATATTTTGAATTCTCTTTTTGCAAAAAAAGTAAAGATAGCCCGAGTATGCGAAATATGTGCTACCCCTGAACATACaattgatgcatgtcccagtttgaatgatgatactatggctcattCAGATGCTGCGAGAAATTTTCCTGGGCCACCACAAAGGCGATACGACCCTTACGCAAATACCTACGACTCAGGATGGAGGGACCAGCCTAACTTAAGTTATGGGGCCAATCCATgatataaccagccataccaaaattGG
Above is a genomic segment from Gossypium arboreum isolate Shixiya-1 chromosome 8, ASM2569848v2, whole genome shotgun sequence containing:
- the LOC108469522 gene encoding uncharacterized protein LOC108469522 isoform X3; translated protein: MDNDENDSQSHNRHLAGEGNNKFPPVLRPYALPRFDFDDNLHGHLRFDSLVETEVFLGIESSEDNQWIEDFSRGGTGIAFSSSAAESCSISRCNNVWSEAASSESVEMLLKSVGQDETIPVQTISKNSDACDELGCLINQMEPTLKHGDGGLSKVGDDLQPALQSGEFPGKLPGLKDDVGGDHLLVEGVSQMHEFGISVDSTLEDLNTRNTDLPVTKRDDSKEHSVNENLVEASVDQSVDDREQEDKCTGSQVDAVIHSVQNTYASNALIDSQDTTHLKHDLIDENVDGSASQNVDLSQEVQTDGQNVSENAVVSVTLLAQKNSALDVHSKEDGHAIGNITTAGEPVDRISKGNSNLHMVEGCSEGLRVESPLRTSISEDIVLSERKLHDISPMPFVGDTDLKEHGSEVSNMDTRNSMSLESNMDSTVQIACDALEKKDSLDSDSHPDMKILSSKSEKSLVVDDNGSKREGEGSHNTLGTEPMKECEESIVVEHSDDYKSDQTVSTAANQNTKLSSDSSNTDCGEGGSVPVIKGVDFSSSGTGGTADELASILQSDVAISGKSMECVLSPSGKDLPAATAAVSDQNKVQVSSSETSFSIMNTSGMTSEKGAPCETSGQSSCSKVDQSLSMEGTSIDEGQHGDQAIHGLSVEVVRDKHVSSIVSDSTVRGTDGAEARVISKSGSSEAAGAVSIQQNNQTSTSSSPSTSKEPTCDSGQNHPEDSDPKLLIKEKNSDHVAMHHVDGGHAKTDNSSFPSAPSSESQTKIHMMGSGSSSADLDNPSCGSPIVIRTSEQFPIKIGNDDLKGSEGRSASISGVINGEENKDQSISEDMKRNYASPGDKTFTFEVPPLADLSGKEAGKNWQLFSTMQHDTISSKVKGTQSTASLSKVGTKAAQEVSHANLQASESENVRGRSKGTSEGSGSKGTSERRARRVGGKSAGKEATKKGIAAKEMTPASRSKRSASLSSAGIGQLVQSNEVKHSGHTEGATTKPFGVLSTSVSSLPDLNASASSSAVFHQPFTDLQQVQLRAQIFVYGALIQGTAPDEAYMISAFGGLDGGRTMWENAWRACIDRVHSQKSHLVSPETPMQTPLGAKTSDQSVKRNALQNKVTSSPVSRSTSKGTPTTIVNPMVPLSSPLWSISTPSCDALQSTGIPRSAVMDYQQALSPLRPPPIRNFVGHNAPWMSQSPFRVPWVPQTSSFDARFPVLPITETVNLTPAREASVPHSSAMKQASTVPMVQSGCPANVFAGTPLLDTKKATATRGQHSADPKPRKRKKSTVSEDPGQIKPHSQSESVSATVVTSNVSTPAAITTLATVVSKSSTDKFVTSVPVDHLENGEQDSDQRVALSEETFGKLQEAQKQAEDASALAAAAVHHSQEIWNQLGKHKNSGLEPDFETELTSTAVAIAAAASVAKAAAAAAKVASNAALQAKLMADEALVSSGYKNSVPTNAIASDNVKKLGKATPASILRGENATSSSNSIIIAAREAARRRVEAASAASKRAENMDAIVKAAELAAEAVSQAGKIVAMGEPFPLTELVEAGPEAYWKVPQASPEPNGSVREHIDSGRVEGPTSSARLPKEVQVEKREKQSVEYGMSPTLREIARESIEDHSRLTGGILGPTAASGKDKKGPKGRKASEIAKTKGVTSESEIGFGPPSVITQSEHGKGGETSKNNNLREGSRVEVLRDGDGLKVAWFPADILDLKDGKAYVCYNELRSEDGDKLKEWVELEGEGNRAPRIRTARPVTAMPFEGTRKRRRAAMGDYNWAPGDRVDSWMQDSWWEGVVTEKSQTDETSFTVHFPARGETSVVKAWLLRPSLIWKNGSWVEGSSFQDNNGSSHEGDTPQEKRPRIGGPVVEGRVEDKLSKSLDLKESWKPGDMRLLDLSDNEKIFNIGRSTRDENKPDSLKMVRTGLKKEGSRVIFGVPKPGKKRKFMEVSKHYVADQSAADVSHAENISGKHNIMEFRSFSSSDGAAKGPVLFSSVAFSSDAPPKKNSASNAKSERVSKPKLGPASGKLAKIEEEKGSNDNSMKTVSEVEPRRSNRRIQPTSRLLEGLQSSLIISKIPSVSHDRSHKSQNRSSRGNNQG